A single Flavobacterium sp. 1 DNA region contains:
- a CDS encoding 1-phosphofructokinase family hexose kinase, translating into MNTYDIITLTVNPALDKSTHFKGLAAEQKIRCSSPRFDAGGGGINVSKAISRLGGTSLAIFTSGGPLGKMLEELIFKESIPFQAIPIQTWTRESFVAVDDNTNSQYRFGFTGGEITAEEEKAVLNAVTNLKSRFIVASGSLNEGLSADFYQKIALIAKQSGAKLIVDTSGEALKKVLETGAYLIKPNVGELAKLIGVERLEMEEVNEAAKQIISKGGAEIVVVSLGPQGAVLVTKDNYEFVPAPNVAKKSTVGAGDSMVGGMVWALSQNKSLKEVIRWGVACGSAATMNEGTQLFKGTDAQRLFDWLKDK; encoded by the coding sequence ATGAATACATACGATATTATTACCCTTACCGTCAATCCGGCCTTGGACAAAAGCACACATTTTAAAGGTTTAGCTGCCGAACAAAAAATCCGCTGTTCATCACCTCGTTTTGATGCTGGAGGCGGAGGAATCAATGTGTCAAAAGCTATTTCACGTTTGGGAGGGACTTCTTTAGCAATCTTCACGTCAGGGGGACCATTAGGAAAAATGCTGGAAGAATTAATTTTCAAAGAATCTATCCCCTTTCAGGCTATTCCCATCCAAACTTGGACAAGAGAGAGTTTTGTTGCTGTAGATGACAATACTAATTCGCAATACCGTTTTGGATTTACTGGCGGAGAAATCACTGCCGAAGAAGAAAAAGCTGTTCTTAATGCCGTTACTAACTTAAAATCAAGATTTATTGTTGCCAGCGGCAGTTTAAATGAAGGTTTATCTGCCGATTTTTATCAAAAAATAGCCCTAATAGCAAAACAATCTGGTGCAAAATTAATAGTGGACACCTCTGGAGAGGCCTTGAAAAAAGTTCTCGAAACTGGAGCTTACCTCATCAAGCCAAATGTTGGTGAATTAGCCAAACTAATCGGTGTCGAAAGACTGGAGATGGAAGAGGTAAACGAAGCTGCCAAGCAAATCATTTCCAAAGGAGGAGCCGAAATTGTAGTTGTCTCTCTAGGTCCTCAAGGAGCGGTTTTGGTAACCAAGGACAATTATGAATTTGTTCCTGCGCCAAATGTAGCCAAGAAAAGTACTGTTGGCGCTGGAGACAGCATGGTTGGCGGAATGGTATGGGCGCTTTCGCAAAACAAAAGCCTGAAAGAAGTAATCCGTTGGGGTGTTGCCTGTGGATCAGCTGCAACAATGAACGAAGGAACACAATTATTTAAAGGCACTGACGCTCAGCGATTATTTGATTGGCTGAAAGATAAATAA
- a CDS encoding response regulator: protein MTIDSKAQKLIKKNILIVDDHPFIIDGYKNAITRYKPEFYEYSFTQGKDCMTGYNIITNPEIPPFDVAFLDISMPVYEEKGIHSGEDLAKLIMEYMPDCKIILLTMYTELLKIKNIIDTINPAGLVIKNDLTFDELLFGFDIVLKDEIYYSHSVIKMANQNNKDIEGIDQFDKLILFHISKGTKTKDITQYIPISLLAIEQRKVNLKQLFKIEDGSDVDLIKEAKMRGIIL from the coding sequence ATGACAATCGATTCAAAGGCACAAAAACTAATTAAAAAGAACATTTTAATTGTAGACGATCATCCCTTTATAATTGACGGATATAAAAATGCTATAACCCGTTATAAACCTGAATTCTATGAATATTCATTTACTCAGGGAAAGGACTGCATGACTGGTTATAACATCATTACAAATCCAGAAATACCACCCTTTGACGTTGCTTTTTTAGATATCAGTATGCCTGTATATGAAGAAAAAGGAATTCATTCTGGTGAAGATTTGGCCAAATTAATTATGGAATACATGCCCGACTGCAAAATTATTTTGCTAACCATGTACACTGAGCTACTCAAAATAAAAAACATAATCGACACTATAAATCCCGCAGGACTAGTTATTAAAAATGACTTAACCTTTGATGAATTACTTTTTGGTTTTGATATAGTATTAAAAGATGAAATTTATTACAGCCATTCTGTAATTAAAATGGCCAATCAAAATAATAAAGATATCGAAGGAATTGACCAATTTGACAAATTAATTTTATTCCACATTTCTAAAGGAACAAAAACTAAAGATATTACTCAATACATCCCTATTTCATTACTTGCTATTGAACAGCGAAAAGTCAATCTTAAGCAATTATTTAAAATTGAAGATGGAAGCGATGTTGATTTAATTAAGGAAGCAAAGATGAGAGGAATTATTTTATAA
- the thiL gene encoding thiamine-phosphate kinase, whose amino-acid sequence MIEDKNPQRTSIAQLGEFGLIDHLTKNFEITQTSTLKGIGDDAAVLDFKDKKVVISTDLLIEGVHFDLAYVPLKHLGYKSVVVNVSDICAMNARPTQITVSIAVSNRFPLEALEELYEGIERAAQEYKVDVIGGDTTSSQKGLIISITALGEADENEIVYRNGAKQSDLLVVTGDIGAAYMGLQVLEREKQVFQVNPNSQPDLDAYTYLIERQLKPEARKDVRTLLHALEIKPTSMIDISDGLSSEIMHLCKQSGVGCNLYEDKLPIDPQFINVCEEFNIDSTTVAINGGEDYELLFTIAMEDFDKIKGNPNFSIIGHMTQESEGIHLVTRANTRIPLKARGWDAIRE is encoded by the coding sequence ATGATTGAAGATAAAAACCCGCAACGCACCAGTATAGCTCAACTAGGAGAATTTGGTCTGATAGACCATTTAACAAAAAACTTCGAAATCACTCAGACTTCTACACTAAAAGGAATTGGAGACGATGCAGCCGTGCTGGATTTTAAAGATAAGAAAGTAGTTATTTCAACCGATTTATTGATTGAAGGCGTGCATTTTGACTTGGCCTATGTACCCTTAAAACATTTAGGATACAAATCGGTAGTTGTCAATGTATCTGATATTTGTGCGATGAACGCGAGACCAACACAAATTACAGTTTCTATTGCGGTATCTAATCGTTTTCCATTGGAAGCTTTGGAAGAATTGTATGAAGGAATCGAACGTGCAGCGCAGGAGTATAAAGTTGATGTAATAGGAGGAGATACTACTTCTTCTCAAAAAGGATTAATTATTAGCATCACTGCTCTTGGTGAAGCCGATGAAAATGAAATCGTATATAGAAACGGAGCAAAACAAAGCGATTTGTTGGTAGTAACTGGAGATATTGGTGCCGCTTATATGGGATTGCAGGTATTGGAAAGAGAGAAACAGGTTTTTCAGGTAAATCCAAATTCTCAACCCGATTTAGACGCTTATACCTATTTGATTGAACGGCAATTAAAACCTGAAGCGCGTAAAGATGTGCGTACCTTATTGCATGCATTAGAAATAAAACCAACGTCAATGATTGATATATCCGATGGATTATCTTCGGAGATTATGCATTTGTGCAAACAATCTGGTGTAGGCTGTAACTTGTATGAAGATAAACTGCCAATTGACCCTCAATTTATTAATGTTTGCGAAGAGTTTAATATTGACAGTACTACTGTAGCCATCAATGGAGGAGAAGATTATGAATTGCTCTTTACTATTGCAATGGAAGATTTTGACAAAATAAAAGGAAATCCTAACTTTAGCATAATTGGTCACATGACTCAGGAAAGCGAAGGTATACATTTGGTCACCCGCGCCAATACCAGAATACCTTTAAAAGCTAGAGGCTGGGATGCTATAAGAGAATAA